One Nicotiana tomentosiformis chromosome 4, ASM39032v3, whole genome shotgun sequence genomic window carries:
- the LOC104120214 gene encoding U-box domain-containing protein 11-like — protein MAGGESTAVATKIPLQLVHDVSRISSAGFSGLFKKDCTDLGRRLSPLAHLLEEIRDSNNILLVSSSSSHNSCLYDLSLALKASKRLLLAANDFDPKISSDAARKKIVFQFQCVIWKLEKSLGSLPYDQLDISEEVQEQVELIRTQLKRAKERYGGPVTSNLLSRALSQPLDKEIDPLHSASTGVGSLHVENIGIIDHEVRPKLGGVPLGSGPNGNDCSQIVQEPENLRNSTKLSEVAFPNIPGSASEDDSPRKNLVESKKTNSPIIPEEYLCPISLELMRDPVIVATGQTYERSFIQRWIDGGNTRCPKTQQMLQDLTLTPNIALRSLISDWCAKNNMEQPTALAYARIKRSDGSFRDVSGDIAAIDAIVRKLSSRSTEDRRAAVAEIRSLSKRSTDNRILLAEAGAIPMLVNLLTSEDSQIQDNAVTSILNLSIFDSNKGIIMLAGAVPSIVQVLRAGSMEAKENAAATIFSLSLGDENKIIIGASGAIPALVELLRTGSTRGKKDAATALFNLCIYQGNKGRAVRAGIIPALLTMLTDSSNCMVDEALTILSVLASHQEAKAAIAKVSTIPVLIDLLRTGLPRNKENAAAILLSLCKRDPENLSCLRRLGALIPLSELANSGTERAKRKATSLLEHLRKSQQP, from the exons atggccGGCGGAGAATCCACCGCCGTCGCGACTAAGATCCCACTCCAGCTAGTTCACGACGTCAGTCGAATTTCCAGTGCCGGATTTTCTGGTTTGTTCAAGAAAGACTGTACTGATTTGGGCAGAAGATTGTCTCCTTTGGCTCATTTGCTTGAGGAAATCAGGGATTCAAACAACATCCTTTTGgtttcttcatcttcttcccaCAATTCTTGCCTTTATGATCTCTCTTTAGCTCTCAAGGCTTCAAAAAGATTGCTTTTAGCTGCTAATGACTTTGATCCCAAGATCTCATCT GACGCGGCAAGGAAGAAGATCGTTTTTCAATTTCAATGTGTGATATGGAAATTGGAGAAATCCCTGGGCAGCTTACCATATGACCAGCTCGATATATCAGAAGAAGTGCAAGAGCAG GTTGAATTGATCAGAACACAATTGAAACGAGCCAAAGAGAGGTATGGTGGACCTGTGACTTCAAATTTGTTATCTCGAGCATTGTCCCAACCATTAGATAAGGAGATTGATCCGCTTCACTCGGCTAGTACGGGAGTTGGAAGTTTACATGTAGAGAATATTGGCATTATTGATCACGAAGTTAGGCCAAAACTTGGAGGTGTTCCTTTGGGCAGTGGTCCaaatggcaatgattgcagtcagATAGTTCAGGAACCAGAAAATCTAAGGAATTCAACCAAATTGTCTGAGGTTGCTTTCCCAAATATTCCCGGTTCGGCCAGCGAAGATGACTCACCCAGAAAGAATCTCGTGGAGAGTAAGAAGACAAATTCTCCTATAATTCCTGAAGAGTATCTCTGCCCTATATCCCTTGAACTCATGAGGGATCCTGTAATTGTGGCCACAGGACAG ACTTATGAGAGATCTTTCATACAAAGATGGATAGACGGAGGCAACACAAGATGCCCAAAAACTCAGCAGATGCTCCAAGATCTTACGCTGACACCAAATATTGCTTTGCGAAGTCTCATTTCTGATTGGTGTGCAAAGAACAATATGGAGCAACCAACTGCATTAGCATATGCGAGAATAAAGAGAAGTGATGGATCATTTCGTGATGTTAGTGGGGATATAGCAGCTATTGATGCAATTGTACGCAAGCTTTCAAGCAGGTCCACCGAGGATCGGAGGGCTGCAGTAGCGGAGATACGGTCGCTATCCAAAAGAAGCACAGATAACAGAATTTTGCTTGCTGAAGCTGGTGCAATCCCCATGTTGGTTAACTTGTTGACATCTGAAGACAGTCAAATTCAAGATAATGCCGTCACTTCTATTCTTAACCTCTCTATATTTGATAGCAACAAGGGGATTATAATGCTTGCCGGTGCTGTTCCTTCTATCGTTCAAGTTCTCAGAGCTGGAAGCATGGAAGCAAAAGAGAATGCAGCAGCAACCATCTTTAGTTTGTCACTTGGagatgaaaataaaataataataggtGCATCGGGAGCCATACCAGCTCTGGTCGAATTGCTTCGGACTGGAAGCACTAGAGGgaagaaagatgctgcaacaGCATTGTTTAACTTATGCATATATCAAGGAAACAAGGGTAGGGCGGTACGGGCAGGGATTATACCAGCATTGTTAACGATGCTGACAGATTCAAGCAATTGCATGGTTGATGAAGCTTTGACCATTCTTTCCGTTCTTGCCAGCCACCAAGAAGCCAAGGCTGCCATAGCAAAAGTGAGCACAATCCCTGTGTTGATAGATCTACTAAGGACAGGTCTACCTCGTAATAAAGAGAATGCAGCTGCTATCTTACTCTCCTTGTGCAAGAGAGATCCTGAGAATTTATCTTGCCTTCGTAGGCTCGGTGCACTTATACCTCTTTCGGAGCTTGCTAATAGTGGCACCGAGAGGGCAAAGAGGAAGGCTACTTCATTGTTGGAGCACCTTAGAAAATCTCAGCAGCCTTGA